The nucleotide sequence GCCGGCTATCCGCACCTCACCGTGCCGATGGGCGAGGTGAAGGGCCTCCCCGTCGGCCTCAGCTTCATCGGTCCCAAATGGTCCGACGCGCTGATCCTGTCTCTAGGTTACGACTATGAGCAGGCGACCCGGAAGCGCGTCGAGCCGCGATTCCTTGAGTCCATCGAGGAAAGCCCCGAAATCGCCCCGCTGCTGGAGCCGGTCGACTAGCGCTTGCGGGGCTTCTTCTTCGCCGCGCCCCTGAGGCCCGCCTCCACCGCCAGCCTGGCGCAGCGCTGCATCGCCTCCGGATCATCGTAGACGTCGGTGGGCGCGCGGCGATAGTTCATCGTATCGACGCGGCCGTCCTTGAAAGTGACGGAGAAGCGCTCGCAGCCTTCGGCGTCCCAGATCGCGTCCGTCTCAGCATCCGCCTTGAACCAGATCTCGCCCTCGTCGAGGATCGCGAAGATGGTGCCGTCGAGATAGAGGGTCGCGCCGCCCATCATCTTGCGCATCGTCACCGGCCCGAGCGGCTCCAGCGAATCTTGCACCCAGGCGTAGAGGCCCTCGTCCAGCGCCATCAGTGGATCAGCTTCAGGCCGGCGATGCAGGCGACGATGCCGAAGATGAGCGCGACGCGAAGCGCTCCGGCAGGCTCCTGGAAGAAGAAGATGCCCACCAGCACCGTGCCGACCGCGCCGATCCCGCCCCAGACGGCGTAGGCGGTCCCCATCGCGATGTTGCGGGAGGCAAGCTCGAGGAGCCCCATCGACAGGGCCACCGAAACGAGGAAGCCGATCGTCCAGGGCACATTCTTGAAGCCGTCGACGAAACGCAGGCAGGTGGTGAACCCGACTTCGAAGAATCCGCCCAGGATCAACCAAACCCAAGCCATGGTCACAGCGCCGCCTCCATTTCCGCGATCGAGACCGGGCGCCGCCGCGCCGCGATGATGCAGGCGGCGACGATCATGCCGGCGCCGAGCAGGGTCAAGGGCCGCACCGGCTCGGCGAAGACAAGCAGGCCGAGGATGCTCGCCCAGATGAAGGCCGTATATTCGACCGGCGCCAGATGCTGGGCTTCCGCCCGGGCGTAGGCCCAGGACAGCAGCATCAGCGACACGAAGGCGAGCAACGCCGCCCCGGCCAGCGCGGGTACCTGCGGCGGCGTCGGCACCACCGCCAGCACCGGCGCGGCGACGAGGAAGCAGGCGCTCATGATGAGGCTCATGAAGAAGGCGATCTCGAGCGGCTTCGCCACCAGCGCCTGCTGGCGCATCAGGATGATGTTGTAGGCATAGAGGCCGGCGGAGGCGAGGATGGCGAGGGCGCCGCGGAACGCCTCGGGGCCGAGGTCCGACTGCGCCTGGCCGGACAGGATGACGAGCACGCCGGCAAAGCCGAGCAGGGAGGCGAGGATCGCCTGCCGCTCGATCCTCTCCTTCAACAGCCAGGCGGCGAGATGGAGGGCGATGAGCGGCGCCACGAAGGAGAGCGCCACTCCCTGCGCCAGCGGCACTCGCGCGAGGCCCCAGAAGAAGAGGATCGCCATCGCCGCCGAAAGGACGCCGCGCAGCATGTGGAGCCGCGCGACCTGCGGCCCGGGCCAGGGGTTGCCGCGGGCAAAGAAGATCAGGCCGCCGATGACGGCACCCGCCAGCGTCCGCCACAGCAGGGCGTTGTAGGCGCCCATCTCGATCGACAGCCCCTTCATCAGGGCGTCCATCGTGGAGAAGGCGGCGATGCCGAGGGAGGCGACGGCGAAGGCGGTCGCCGTGGAAACGGGTTTCACAGCCCTATCGCGTCATCCCGGCGAGAGCCGGGACCCAAGAATACGGCGCGGGCAGGACGGAAACGACAATGTTCTTGGGCCCCGGCGTCCGCCGGGTTGCCGGTGGTCTCGTCATTCCGCGGCGTGGGCGACGGAATCGTCGGTGCCGGCTTCGATCTCGGCGGCCTTCGCTTCGACCAGCTTCACGATATGGTCGACCATGTCCTCGTCGCGGACATGATGGTCGGTGACGCCGGAGAGATAGACCATATGCTTGCCCTGGCCGCCGCCGGTGATGCCGATGTCGGTCTCGCGCGCCTCGCCCGGGCCGTTGACGACGCAGCCGAGGACCGAAAGCGACATGGGCGTCCGGATGTGGGAGAGGCGCTCCTCCAGCGTCTGGACGGTGCGAATGACGTCGAAACCCTGGCGCGCGCACGACGGGCAGGAGACGACGCGGACGCCGCGGTTGCGGATTCCGAGGCTCTTCAGAATCTCGAAGCCGACGCGGACCTCCTCCTCGGGCTCGGCCGAGAGCGAGACGCGGATCGTGTCGCCGATGCCGAACCAGAGCAGCGAGCCGATGCCGATCGCCGATTTGACGGTGCCGCCGCGCGCCCCGCCCGCCTCGGTGATGCCGAGGTGGAGCGGGCAGTCGACGGCTTCGGCGAGCTGCTGATAGGCGGCGACGGCGAGGAAGACGTCGCTCGCCTTCACCGCTACCTTGTATTCGCGGAAATCCTGGTCCTCGAGCAGCTTGATATGGTCGAGCGCGCTCTCGACCAGCGCCTCGGGGCAAGGCTCGCCATATTTTTCGAGCAGGTCCTTCTCGAGGCTGCCGGCGTTGACGCCGATCCGCATCGCGCAGCCATTGGCCTTCGCCGCGCGCACGACTTCGGCGACCCGCGCCTCGGAGCCGATATTGCCCGGGTTGATGCGCAAACAGGCCGCGCCCGCGTCCGCCGCTTCCAGCGCGCGCTTATAGTGGAAATGAATGTCGGCTACGATCGGCACCCGCGCCGCACGGACGATCTGCTTCAGCGCCGCCGTCGAATCCTCATCGGGACAGGAGACGCGGATGATGTCCGCGCCCGCTTCCTCGCAGCGCCTGATCTGGTCGATCGTCGCCTTGGCGTCGGCGGTGATCGTGTTGGTCATCGTCTGGACGGTGACGGGCGCGCCGCCGCCGACAGGCACGCTGCCGACCATGATCTGACGCGATGGGCGCCGCGCTATGTCTCGCCAGGGGCGAACGGACATGATGAAACTCCATGGGTGGTTCGGCCGATATAGAGAGGGAAGGTGACGGGCGAAAGTCTCGGAACCTAATGGAGGACGAACGATGCACGGCAAGGCGGCGAGATGACCCTACCTTTCTTCACTGTCGGCCACTCCACCCGGAGTATCGAGGCCTTCGTCGAGCTGCTGCGGGCCGGCGAGGTCGCCATGGTCGTCGATATCCGCACCGTGCCGCGCTCGCGCACCAATCCCCAATATAATCTCGATGCGCTGCCCGACTCGCTGGCGACCTATCAGATCGGCCACACCCGCATCGAGGCGCTGGGTGGTCTGCGCGGCAAATCTCGGGAGGTGCCGCCGGAGGTGAATGGCTGGTGGGAGAATCAAAGCTTCCACAATTATGCCGACTACGCCCTGTCGGACGAATTCCGGCACGGCCTCGAAAAGTTGCTTGCGCTCGGCCGGGAGCGGCGGCTTGCCATGATGTGTTCCGAAGCGGTCTGGTGGCGCTGCCACCGCCGAATCGTCGCCGACTATCTCCTTCTCGGAGGCGAGGCGGTGTTCCACCTGATGGGCGACGACCGTGTGACGCCCGCAAAAATGACGCCGGCCGCGCGCGAGACAGGAGGCACGATCACCTATCCGGCAGCGTCAGCCGCTTGATTACTTAGAGCGCGAGCACGGCGGTGGAGGCCAGATGGGCGGACGCATGGGCGATCATGGCCGCCTCCAGGCCCTTGCGCCAGAAAAGCCAGCCGAAGAGCAGACCGGGCAAGGCGTTGCCGAGGATCACCGCGCCGACCAGCCATGGCGGCGGCGAGGGCACCGAGAGGAAAAGCAGCGGCAAGTGCCCGGCGGCGAACAGCAGCGCCGCCGCGGCCGCTCCGGTCCAGTAGCACCAGCCGGGCACGGGTTGGGAGCGGCCCGGCAATCGCCAGGCCAGCCATGCGACCAGCGACATCACGCCCCAGCGCATCAGCAATTCCTCGGCGATGCCGCCGTAGAGGAGCTTGGTGACCAGCGGCACTTCAAACCCCAGGGCCGGGCCGGACGCCACGCCCGCCATCCGTGCCTCCCAAAGGCCAGCATAGGCGACGAGGATTGCGGCCACCAAAAGCCCAACGATGATGGCGGCGGGCAGCTGTTCGCGAACGACAGGGCGCCACGGGCGACGCTCGGCCCAGGCGCGGATAAGCGGAGCGTCGAGCCCGCTCCGGGGTGCGAGCCAGGCGCCGAGGGCCGTCGCCACCAGAATGAGCAGCGCGGGCTGCACCGTCGCCAACGCGCGCAGCGCGAGCGGCGGCCAGGCTGTGGGCGCGAGCTTCTCCACCGGAAGCAGGAGCAGGGACGCCGCCCCGGCAAGGCCCAACAGCATCAGGCGCAACGTTATGCCACTCATCCATTTCCCCCTGTCTCTGGCACTGGGCACCGCCTGAGCCGTCCCCGCTCGATATCGTGCAGCTAAGGATGCAGAGGGCGGAAAGGCAACTGGAGCGGCGATTGCTTTTGCTCCACTTCTGCTATGAGCGCAGGAACAAGGGAGAGGGACATATGCGTTTGTTTTTGCTGATCGGAGCCTTGATGATGACCACCGCCGCCCATGCCGCCCAGCCTTCCGGTGACGGGAAGACCGACTGGAAGCTCGTCATCCATGGCGGCGCCGGTGTGATCGAGCGGAGTCGGCTGAAGCCCGAGCAGGAGAAGGAGATACGCGCGGCGCTGGACCTGGCACTGCAGACGGGCTCCAAGATCCTGGCATCCGGCGGCGATTCGCTGGATGCGGTCGAGGCGGCGGTGAAGGTCCTGGAGAATGATCCGAACTTCAACGCCGGCCGCGGCGCCGTCTTCACCTATGACGGCACCAACGAGATGGACTCCGCGATCATGGACGGCGAGACTCGCAATGCCGGCGCCGTCGCCGGCGTCACCGCCACCAAGAATCCGATCAGCCTCGCCCGCGCGGTGATGGAGGATAGCCCGCATGTCATGCTGAGCGGCGAGGGCGCCAACCAGTTCTCGAAGGAGCAGGGGTTGGAGCAGGCGCCGCCCGAATATTTCGCGACGCCCGAACGTCGCCGCCAACTCGACGAGCTGAAGGCGAGGAAGCTCAGCTGGTTCGACGTCGATCTCAAATATGGCACGGTCGGCGCGGTCGCGCTCGACACGAAGGGCCATGTCGCCGCCGCCACCTCGACGGGAGGGCTCACCGGCAAGCGCTGGGACCGGATCGGCGATTCCCCGATCATCGGCGCCGGCACCTATGCCGACGACCGCGCCTGCGCCGTCTCCGCGACGGGAGCGGGCGAATATTTCATCCGCGCCGGCGTCGCCCACGAGATCTGCGCCCGCATTCGGATGAAGGGCGATGGCGGCAAGGAAGCGGCCGACGCGGTGATGGCCGAAGTGAAGGCGCTGGGCGGCGACGGCGGCGTCATCGTGGTGACGCCCAAGGGCGAGGCGACCTGGTCATTCAACACGCCTGGTATGTATCGCGGCAAGGCCAGTGCCGAAGGGCGGACCGTGGCCATTTTCGGAGACGAGTAGGTCCTCGGCCAACGCCGGGGCCCGGCCCCTAAGCAGACAAGCTGGGCCCCGGCTTTCGCCGGGGCGCAACCTCTTATTGCGGCACCACCGTTACGGCGCGGCGGTTCTGGGCCCAGGCGGATTCGTTGGAGCCGAGCGCCTCGGGCCGCTCCTTGCCCCAGCTGACCACGTTCAGCCGCGACGCCGGGACGCCGCGCGAGACGAGGTAGTTCTTGGCCGAGTTGGCGCGGCGGTCGCCGAGCGCCAGGTTATATTCGCGGGTGCCGCGTTCGTCGGCATGGCCTTCGATCGTGACATTGACCGAGGGGTTGGCGAGCAGCCACTGCGCCTGGGTGTCGAGCACGGCCCGCGCCTGGGCGTCGAGCGTGTGCACGTCGGTGCCGAAGAAGACCCGGTCCGACGTCACATTCTGCATGAAGTCGGCGCGCGAGCCGGGGACGATGCCCGTGCCGATCTGGCCCGTGTCGCCGGTGGTGTCGGTCGGCGCGGTCGGGGCCGACGGCGGCGGCGGCAGTTCCTCCGGCGCCTTCTTGGCGCAGGCGGAAAGGGTGAGCGCCGCGGCGATAGCGGCCGTGCTGAGCAAATTCCTATTCATTCACTTCTCCTGTAAAAACGACGCACTGGTAAATTGTTTCAGGGTAGTAACGGCGACCAGGCCGGATCCGATCCATCGAGCGGTGTCGGGATCCGCCTTTCGTTGACGCCGGTGAGATCCACGGACCAGAGATCGGTGCGGCCGGAGCCCTGGGCGGTTCGGAAGAACATGATGACGCGGCCGTTGGGCGACCAGGTCGGTCCCTCGTCCTGCCAGGCGTTGGTGAGGATGCGCTCGCCCGACCCGTTCGGGCTCATGACGCCAATCCGGAAGCCGCCGCCGATCTTGGTGAAGGCGATGAGGTCGCCGCGCGGGCTCCACACCGGCGTGGCGTAGCGGCCGCCGCCGAAGCTGATCCGGCGCTGGTTCGAACCATCGGCGTTCATCACATAAAGCTGTTGCCCACCGCCGCGGTCGCTTTCGAAGACGATCTGGCGGCCGTCGGGCGAATAGCTGCCGCCGGTGTCGATGCCGGGCGCGTTGGTGAGGCGCTGCGGCGTGCCGCCGCTCGTCGGCACCCGATAGATGTCGGTATTGCCGCCGACCGACATGGAAAAGACGACGTAGCGGCCATCGGGCGAGAAGCGCGGGGCGAACGTCATGTTCGGCTGGTTGACCAGCAAGCGCTGCCGCCCGGAGCCGATGTCGTAGACATAGACCCGCGGCCGTTCGCCGTCGTAGCTCATATAGACGATCGTCTGCATGTTGGGCGCGAAGCGCGGCGTCAGCACCGTCGACTGGCCGTTGGTGAGGAAGCGGTGGTTGGCGCCGTCCTGGTCCATGATGGCGAGCCGCTTGATGCGGTTGGCCTTGGGGCCGGTCTCCGAGACATAGACGACGCGGCTGTCGAAATAGGGGCCTTCGCCGGTGAGGCGGGTATAGACGGTGTCGGCGCATTTGTGCGCGGCGCGACGCCAATATTGCGGCGTCACGACAAAGCCCTGCCGGTCGAGCTCGGTGCGGGCGAAGACATCGTAGAGATAGCAGCCGACGGTCAGCGTGCCATCGCCATTGGCCTGGACGAAGCCCTGCACCAACGCGGTGGCGCCGGTCCCGGACCAATAGCCGAAATTGGGGGAGGTCACCTCGGGATAGGAGACGGGCCGCAGCGCACCGGGCCGGATAGGGCTGAACAGGCCGCTGTTGCGAAGGTCATTGGTGACGATCTCCGCCACCTGCCGGCCAAGCTCGGCGGTGTTGCCGGCCGCGGTCCCGACCGCGTTGGGCGTCGGCATGGGCGGGATGGCGATCGGCATGGGCGCGGCGATGCCGCCCGTGATGTCGACCCTGAGGCGCTCCTGGGCGGCCGCCGGCGCCGCCAGCGCGACGGCAGCCAGAATGAACAAAGCTACGGATTTCATACTCTCTCCAATGCGTCGCATCTCTTGCCCTCAACCCAGCGAGCTCGGCCGGAAGCCGATGTCCATGTCGTCCCAGCCACCTTCATACAGTTCCCCCGGAAGGTCGAGGGGTGCGCAGCGCAGGATCGCGCGGCGGGCGGCTTCCGCGACCTGGCGCGCATAGTCCCGGTTCGACGGATTGACGCCTTCCTGATCCTGAAGGTTTACGGCGCGCACCGATCCGTTGCGGTGAAGCTGGAGCCGGAACACGGTGACGATCTCGTCGATGTCGACACCGCCGGACGGGACGACATAGCAGGGCTTGATCTGCCGGATGATGGCTTGGGCGAGGCTCGCCATGTCGCGGCTGCTGACGGCGGCGCGCGGCTTGGTCGCTGTGCCCTGGCTCTTGTCGCTGATGCCCTTCAGGAAATCGTCGCCGAGGCGGGACGCGCGAGGCTTCTCGCGGGCGCCGCTGCCGCTCGACTTGCTCTCCTTGGGCCGAGCCTTGGGCGCCGGCTTGGACGGCGCGGGCTTTGCGGCCTCCTTGGGAGTCGGCGCGGGGGCGGGTTCGGGCTCGGCGGCGCGGGGCGCCGGCGTCGGCGCGGGCGCGGGCGCTTCGGCGGGCGCCGACGCGGCCTCTTCCATCGGCCCGATCTCGGGCGCCATCGCTTCGGCTGGATCCTCCATCTGCGCTTCGGTGACGGCCGCCTGGAGCCCGACCTCATCGACGAAGGACACCTGGATCGGATCGCTTTGCATCGACGGACGGGTGACGGAGGCGAGGCCGAGCGACAGCGCCGCCAGCAGGGCAAGATGCCCCGTGACCGCTACGCCCAGCCCGGTTGCCTCCGCGCGATCCATCAGCCCGTCTCGGACCCCTGCGTGCTGACCAGCGCGACCTTGCGCAGTCCGGCGGCGTTGATCTCGCCCATCACGCGCATGACCAGGCCGTAATCCAACCCGCGATCGGCGCGGAGGAAGATGCGGGGGCCGCCTTCTTCGGTCGCGGACGAGGCGATTTGTGCCAACCTGGCGGGGAGCTCGGGCTCGCTCACCGGCTGCTCGTCGATGAACAGCGCGCCATTGGCGTCGAGCGAGATCTGGACCGGCTTCTGCTCCTGGTCGAGCGCGCCGGCCTTGCTGTCGGGCAGGTCGACCGGCACGCCGGCGACGAGCAGGGGCGCCGTCACCATGAAGATGATCAGCAGCACCAGCATCACGTCGACCATCGGCGTGACGTTGATCTCCGCCATCGGCGTGCGGCGCT is from Sphingosinicella humi and encodes:
- a CDS encoding TfoX/Sxy family protein, producing MALDEGLYAWVQDSLEPLGPVTMRKMMGGATLYLDGTIFAILDEGEIWFKADAETDAIWDAEGCERFSVTFKDGRVDTMNYRRAPTDVYDDPEAMQRCARLAVEAGLRGAAKKKPRKR
- a CDS encoding DMT family transporter, whose translation is MAWVWLILGGFFEVGFTTCLRFVDGFKNVPWTIGFLVSVALSMGLLELASRNIAMGTAYAVWGGIGAVGTVLVGIFFFQEPAGALRVALIFGIVACIAGLKLIH
- a CDS encoding DMT family transporter → MKPVSTATAFAVASLGIAAFSTMDALMKGLSIEMGAYNALLWRTLAGAVIGGLIFFARGNPWPGPQVARLHMLRGVLSAAMAILFFWGLARVPLAQGVALSFVAPLIALHLAAWLLKERIERQAILASLLGFAGVLVILSGQAQSDLGPEAFRGALAILASAGLYAYNIILMRQQALVAKPLEIAFFMSLIMSACFLVAAPVLAVVPTPPQVPALAGAALLAFVSLMLLSWAYARAEAQHLAPVEYTAFIWASILGLLVFAEPVRPLTLLGAGMIVAACIIAARRRPVSIAEMEAAL
- the ispG gene encoding flavodoxin-dependent (E)-4-hydroxy-3-methylbut-2-enyl-diphosphate synthase; the protein is MSVRPWRDIARRPSRQIMVGSVPVGGGAPVTVQTMTNTITADAKATIDQIRRCEEAGADIIRVSCPDEDSTAALKQIVRAARVPIVADIHFHYKRALEAADAGAACLRINPGNIGSEARVAEVVRAAKANGCAMRIGVNAGSLEKDLLEKYGEPCPEALVESALDHIKLLEDQDFREYKVAVKASDVFLAVAAYQQLAEAVDCPLHLGITEAGGARGGTVKSAIGIGSLLWFGIGDTIRVSLSAEPEEEVRVGFEILKSLGIRNRGVRVVSCPSCARQGFDVIRTVQTLEERLSHIRTPMSLSVLGCVVNGPGEARETDIGITGGGQGKHMVYLSGVTDHHVRDEDMVDHIVKLVEAKAAEIEAGTDDSVAHAAE
- a CDS encoding DUF488 family protein, encoding MTLPFFTVGHSTRSIEAFVELLRAGEVAMVVDIRTVPRSRTNPQYNLDALPDSLATYQIGHTRIEALGGLRGKSREVPPEVNGWWENQSFHNYADYALSDEFRHGLEKLLALGRERRLAMMCSEAVWWRCHRRIVADYLLLGGEAVFHLMGDDRVTPAKMTPAARETGGTITYPAASAA
- a CDS encoding CPBP family glutamic-type intramembrane protease produces the protein MSGITLRLMLLGLAGAASLLLLPVEKLAPTAWPPLALRALATVQPALLILVATALGAWLAPRSGLDAPLIRAWAERRPWRPVVREQLPAAIIVGLLVAAILVAYAGLWEARMAGVASGPALGFEVPLVTKLLYGGIAEELLMRWGVMSLVAWLAWRLPGRSQPVPGWCYWTGAAAAALLFAAGHLPLLFLSVPSPPPWLVGAVILGNALPGLLFGWLFWRKGLEAAMIAHASAHLASTAVLAL
- a CDS encoding isoaspartyl peptidase/L-asparaginase family protein, with the protein product MRLFLLIGALMMTTAAHAAQPSGDGKTDWKLVIHGGAGVIERSRLKPEQEKEIRAALDLALQTGSKILASGGDSLDAVEAAVKVLENDPNFNAGRGAVFTYDGTNEMDSAIMDGETRNAGAVAGVTATKNPISLARAVMEDSPHVMLSGEGANQFSKEQGLEQAPPEYFATPERRRQLDELKARKLSWFDVDLKYGTVGAVALDTKGHVAAATSTGGLTGKRWDRIGDSPIIGAGTYADDRACAVSATGAGEYFIRAGVAHEICARIRMKGDGGKEAADAVMAEVKALGGDGGVIVVTPKGEATWSFNTPGMYRGKASAEGRTVAIFGDE
- the pal gene encoding peptidoglycan-associated lipoprotein Pal; this translates as MNRNLLSTAAIAAALTLSACAKKAPEELPPPPSAPTAPTDTTGDTGQIGTGIVPGSRADFMQNVTSDRVFFGTDVHTLDAQARAVLDTQAQWLLANPSVNVTIEGHADERGTREYNLALGDRRANSAKNYLVSRGVPASRLNVVSWGKERPEALGSNESAWAQNRRAVTVVPQ
- the tolB gene encoding Tol-Pal system beta propeller repeat protein TolB, yielding MKSVALFILAAVALAAPAAAQERLRVDITGGIAAPMPIAIPPMPTPNAVGTAAGNTAELGRQVAEIVTNDLRNSGLFSPIRPGALRPVSYPEVTSPNFGYWSGTGATALVQGFVQANGDGTLTVGCYLYDVFARTELDRQGFVVTPQYWRRAAHKCADTVYTRLTGEGPYFDSRVVYVSETGPKANRIKRLAIMDQDGANHRFLTNGQSTVLTPRFAPNMQTIVYMSYDGERPRVYVYDIGSGRQRLLVNQPNMTFAPRFSPDGRYVVFSMSVGGNTDIYRVPTSGGTPQRLTNAPGIDTGGSYSPDGRQIVFESDRGGGQQLYVMNADGSNQRRISFGGGRYATPVWSPRGDLIAFTKIGGGFRIGVMSPNGSGERILTNAWQDEGPTWSPNGRVIMFFRTAQGSGRTDLWSVDLTGVNERRIPTPLDGSDPAWSPLLP
- a CDS encoding ExbD/TolR family protein gives rise to the protein MAMGPIMGDHRQKRRTPMAEINVTPMVDVMLVLLIIFMVTAPLLVAGVPVDLPDSKAGALDQEQKPVQISLDANGALFIDEQPVSEPELPARLAQIASSATEEGGPRIFLRADRGLDYGLVMRVMGEINAAGLRKVALVSTQGSETG